A single Denticeps clupeoides chromosome 7, fDenClu1.1, whole genome shotgun sequence DNA region contains:
- the LOC114794171 gene encoding transmembrane protein 263-B produces MKGPNGETKVVDEGTSSSVDPSEEELPPYLREEPPEDLDKDHPKTEAGVIWRVTGGLFNMTRGAVGATLGGVAWVGSKSYELTKTAVTSVPAAGVGLVKGSVSVVTGGVGAVGSAVASKVTPKKKDKSD; encoded by the exons GGCCCAAATGGAGAAACCAAAGTGGTAGATGAAGGAACTTCATCATCTGTTGACCCCAGTGAAGAAGAACTTCCTCCATATCTGCGTGAGGAACCTCCAGAAG ATCTGGATAAAGACCACCCAAAGACTGAAGCCGGAGTGATCTGGCGGGTGACGGGGGGACTGTTCAACATGACCCGGGGTGCTGTCGGAGCTACGCTGGGTGGCGTGGCGTGGGTGGGGAGCAAGAGCTATGAGTTGACCAAGACAGCCGTTACCAGCGTACCCGCTGCTGGTGTCGGCCTGGTGAAAGGCAGCGTTTCCGTGGTGACGGGAGGTGTGGGCGCTGTGGGCTCAGCAGTGGCAAGTAAAGTGACTCCAAAGAAAAAGGACAAGTCTGACTAG